From a single Poecilia reticulata strain Guanapo linkage group LG2, Guppy_female_1.0+MT, whole genome shotgun sequence genomic region:
- the LOC103459903 gene encoding lanC-like protein 3: MENTRCFANRFSDYRGALLPGQSAETVLPAVVAKIDKILKKIPVDISDCDGGLYDGPAGVAYMLYHASECPLFSEQRDVYLKTAKQIIDVSVRYADAEPDQNMRAAFLLGGAGIYAVAAMIYKSLGLADFVKPLTKFRNLWEVCAPISFLECGSDELFVGRAGYLCAALVLKQKLGIEILSKDQIKSICRAIIESGKQYARRKRKPFPLMYSYYGTEYLGAAHGLSSVLQMLLSYQDVLSRAEKDLVWQSVDFLMTQEQNCNWPAELGAIIERENELVHWCHGAPGVAYLFAKAYLINKKPQYLDTCIRSGELVWQKGLLKKGPGICHGVAGSAYVFLLLYRLTGNSKYLYRAQRFAEFIFTEEFKAGSLSVTSVYSLFEGLSGTVCFLVDLLQPDQSEFPLFSVFV; the protein is encoded by the exons ATGGAGAACACCCGCTGCTTCGCGAACCGCTTCTCCGACTACAGAGGCGCGCTGCTGCCGGGCCAGAGCGCCGAGACCGTCCTCCCGGCGGTCGTTGCCAAAATTGACAAAATCCTAAAAAAGATCCCGGTCGACATCAGCGACTGCGATGGAGGGCTGTACGACGGGCCGGCCGGAGTCGCTTACATGCTGTACCACGCCAGCGAGTGTCCGCTGTTCTCCGAGCAGCGGGACGTCTACCTGAAGACGGCCAAGCAGATCATCGACGTGTCGGTGAGGTACGCGGACGCGGAGCCTGACCAAAACATGCGAGCCGCCTTCCTGCTCGGCGGGGCGGGCATCTACGCCGTGGCCGCGATGATATACAAGTCCCTGGGCTTGGCGGATTTCGTAAAGCCGCTGACCAAGTTTCGGAACCTGTGGGAGGTGTGTGCGCCCATCAGTTTCCTGGAGTGCGGCTCGGACGAGCTGTTCGTGGGGAGGGCGGGCTACCTGTGCGCCGCTCTGGTCCTGAAGCAGAAGCTGGGCATTGAG ATTCTGAGCAAAGATCAGATCAAATCTATTTGCCGAGCCATCATCGAGTCGGGAAAACAATACgccaggaggaagaggaagcctTTCCCTCTGATGTATTCATACTACGGAACAGAATATCTTG GTGCGGCCCACGGCCTCTCTTCGGTGCTACAGATGCTGCTCAGCTACCAGGATGTCCTCAGCAGGGCGGAGAAGGACCTGGTGTGGCAGAGCGTCGACTTCCTCATGACTCAGGAGCAGAACTGCAACTGGCCGGCAGAGCTGGGAGCAATCATAGAGAGGGAAAACGAGCTGGTGCACTGGTGCCACGGCGCCCCAG GCGTGGCGTATCTTTTCGCAAAAGCCTATCTGATCAATAAAAAGCCGCAGTACCTGGACACGTGTATCCGCAGTGGGGAGCTCGTCTGGCAGAAAGGCCTGCTGAAGAAAGGACCTGGCATTTGTCACGGGGTTGCAGGCAGCGCTTATGTCTTCCTCCTGCTTTATCGCCTCACAGGCAATTCCAAATACCTCTACCGTGCCCAAAG GTTTGCAGAGTTTATCTTCACCGAGGAGTTTAAGGCGGGCTCTCTCTCGGTCACCAGCGTCTACAGCCTGTTCGAGGGCCTTTCCGGGACCGTTTGCTTCCTGGTCGACCTTCTGCAACCAGACCAGTCAGAGTTCCCTCTGTTCAGCGTATTTGTGTGA